From the genome of Streptomyces sp. NBC_01116, one region includes:
- a CDS encoding DMT family transporter, which produces MSIPVASVLPVGRSMLYLVVAGVAWGTAGAAASLIFRVSDLGPLALSFWRCAGGLLLLAGALALRPRRAPREAEPRRRRLLRILGTGIGLTVFQSAYFAAVEVTGLAVGTVVTLGAGPVLIAVGARLLLGERLGRGGLAAVTGALTGLVVLVLGGEGGDVVPAGVLLALLSASGYAAITVLTRLLGRDGGGGDALTTSAWAFGIGAVGLLPMAMAEGLVPHTAETGQVLWLLVYVAAVPTALAYALYFAGAAAVRSATVSVIMLLEPVSAAVIAVTVLRERLTAATVLGTLLLLTAVAGLALAETRGAAARRREAPAV; this is translated from the coding sequence ATGTCCATCCCTGTTGCCTCCGTGCTGCCCGTCGGGCGGAGCATGCTGTACCTGGTCGTCGCCGGAGTCGCCTGGGGCACCGCCGGCGCGGCGGCGTCCCTGATCTTCCGGGTCAGCGATCTCGGCCCCCTCGCGCTGTCCTTCTGGCGCTGCGCGGGCGGCCTCCTCCTGCTCGCCGGCGCGCTCGCCCTGCGCCCCCGCCGGGCGCCCCGGGAGGCCGAACCCCGGCGTCGCCGGCTGCTCCGGATCCTCGGTACCGGCATCGGTCTCACCGTGTTCCAGAGCGCGTACTTCGCGGCGGTCGAGGTCACCGGACTCGCGGTCGGCACCGTCGTCACGCTCGGCGCCGGGCCCGTCCTGATCGCCGTCGGGGCGCGTCTGCTGCTGGGCGAACGCCTCGGCCGGGGCGGCCTGGCCGCCGTGACCGGTGCGTTGACCGGGCTCGTCGTGCTGGTCCTGGGCGGCGAGGGCGGCGACGTCGTGCCGGCCGGCGTGCTGCTCGCGCTGCTTTCCGCCTCCGGGTACGCGGCCATCACGGTGCTCACCCGTCTGCTCGGGCGGGACGGCGGCGGCGGTGACGCGCTGACCACCAGCGCCTGGGCGTTCGGCATCGGAGCGGTGGGCCTGCTGCCCATGGCCATGGCCGAGGGACTGGTGCCGCACACCGCCGAGACGGGGCAGGTGCTGTGGTTGCTGGTCTACGTGGCCGCGGTTCCCACGGCGCTCGCCTACGCGCTGTACTTCGCCGGGGCGGCCGCCGTCCGATCGGCCACCGTCTCCGTGATCATGCTGCTGGAGCCGGTGAGCGCGGCCGTCATCGCGGTGACCGTCCTGCGGGAGCGGCTGACGGCGGCCACGGTCCTCGGCACGCTGCTCCTGCTGACCGCCGTGGCCGGACTGGCCCTCGCGGAGACGCGCGGCGCGGCGGCCCGCCGGAGGGAGGCGCCGGCGGTGTGA
- a CDS encoding DMT family transporter codes for MQASSGFQGRSAGLGLALVSAFAFGGSGVAAKPLIEAGLDPLHVVWLRVAGAAVFMLPVAWRHRNLVRERPALLAGFGLFAVAGVQAFYFASISRIPVGVALLVEYLAPALVLGWVRFVQRRPVTRAAAVGVVLAVGGLACVVEVWSGLKFDLLGLLLALGAACCQVGYFVLSDHGGQDGRDGGGKHAEPPHPVGVIAYGLLVGAAVLTVVARPWGMDWSLLGGSAAMNGNEVPAWLLLGWIVLLATVLAYATGVVSVRLLSPQVAGVVACLEAVIATGLAWVLLGEHLSAPQLIGGFVVLTGAFIAQSAAPKPPSGPVASGVGVGTVAGAVEGELSGDRAPH; via the coding sequence ATGCAAGCGTCTTCGGGATTCCAGGGCAGAAGTGCCGGGCTGGGCCTCGCGCTGGTCTCGGCCTTCGCGTTCGGCGGTTCGGGTGTGGCGGCCAAGCCGCTGATCGAGGCGGGGCTCGACCCGCTGCACGTGGTCTGGCTGCGCGTCGCGGGCGCCGCCGTCTTCATGCTCCCGGTCGCCTGGCGCCACCGGAATCTCGTACGGGAACGCCCCGCGCTGCTGGCCGGGTTCGGCCTGTTCGCGGTGGCCGGGGTCCAGGCCTTCTACTTCGCCTCCATCTCCCGCATCCCGGTCGGTGTGGCGCTCCTGGTGGAGTATCTGGCGCCCGCGCTGGTCCTCGGCTGGGTCCGCTTCGTGCAGCGCAGGCCCGTCACCCGGGCCGCCGCGGTCGGCGTGGTGCTGGCGGTGGGCGGCCTGGCGTGTGTCGTCGAGGTCTGGTCCGGGCTCAAGTTCGACCTGCTCGGCCTGCTGCTGGCCCTCGGCGCGGCCTGCTGCCAGGTCGGCTACTTCGTCCTCTCCGACCACGGCGGGCAGGACGGCCGGGACGGCGGGGGCAAGCACGCCGAGCCTCCGCACCCCGTTGGCGTCATCGCGTACGGTCTCCTCGTCGGCGCGGCCGTCCTCACCGTCGTCGCCCGCCCCTGGGGCATGGACTGGTCGCTGCTCGGCGGCAGCGCGGCCATGAACGGCAACGAGGTGCCCGCCTGGCTGCTGCTCGGCTGGATCGTGCTGCTCGCCACCGTGCTCGCGTACGCCACCGGGGTCGTCTCCGTCCGGCTGCTCTCGCCCCAGGTGGCCGGGGTCGTCGCCTGCCTCGAAGCGGTCATCGCCACCGGCCTGGCCTGGGTGCTCCTCGGCGAGCACCTCTCCGCGCCGCAGCTCATCGGCGGATTCGTGGTCCTGACCGGCGCGTTCATCGCCCAGTCCGCCGCGCCGAAGCCTCCGTCGGGTCCCGTCGCCTCCGGCGTCGGCGTGGGCACGGTGGCCGGGGCCGTCGAGGGCGAGTTGTCCGGCGACCGGGCCCCGCATTAG
- a CDS encoding Clp protease N-terminal domain-containing protein, which translates to MQNRTPRMPDQPAPIHAENDARFTVELASVLNGARRRALRDGDRQIDTAHLLHSLIEADPEVREAFDGGPQLARVLGYLVQRSIGYGLRWQGSVEDSGAVPVVRDPAVDGWSPSALAAMEGALCRAASRGEARAAGLDLLAALAADPECRAVEVLARGGVDARWLADRVAVLTAEGTRHA; encoded by the coding sequence GTGCAAAACCGGACGCCTCGCATGCCTGACCAGCCCGCACCGATCCACGCCGAGAACGATGCCCGCTTCACCGTGGAACTGGCATCGGTGCTCAACGGTGCGCGCAGGCGCGCGCTGCGCGACGGTGACCGGCAGATCGACACCGCCCACCTGCTGCATTCGCTGATCGAGGCCGACCCCGAGGTCCGCGAGGCCTTCGACGGCGGGCCCCAGTTGGCCAGAGTGCTCGGCTATCTCGTCCAGCGCAGCATCGGCTACGGGCTCCGCTGGCAGGGCTCCGTCGAGGACTCCGGCGCCGTTCCGGTGGTGCGCGACCCGGCGGTCGACGGCTGGTCGCCCTCGGCCCTCGCCGCGATGGAGGGCGCGCTGTGCCGTGCGGCGTCGCGCGGCGAAGCGCGCGCGGCCGGCCTCGATCTGCTCGCCGCCCTGGCGGCCGACCCCGAGTGCCGGGCGGTCGAGGTGCTCGCCCGTGGGGGCGTGGACGCGCGGTGGCTGGCGGACCGGGTGGCCGTGCTCACGGCCGAGGGGACGCGTCACGCCTGA
- a CDS encoding SRPBCC family protein has translation MAEVSAEARIEAPAEKVWGRLTDFSSYGEWNATHTSFPRGGPAELELAATYEENMKLMGFPAEVTWTVDGLEEGRLLATRGKGPMGVNLLMRYSLTPQGEATTMRIDGEFTGAAVSLMGGKLKDSATAALQESLRKLGGLVTS, from the coding sequence ATGGCCGAAGTCAGCGCCGAGGCACGCATCGAGGCACCCGCCGAGAAGGTCTGGGGTCGCCTGACGGACTTCTCGTCGTACGGGGAGTGGAACGCCACCCACACCAGTTTCCCCCGGGGCGGCCCCGCCGAACTGGAGCTCGCGGCCACCTACGAGGAGAACATGAAGCTCATGGGCTTCCCGGCCGAGGTGACCTGGACGGTCGACGGACTGGAGGAGGGCCGCCTCCTGGCGACCCGGGGCAAGGGCCCGATGGGGGTCAACCTGCTCATGCGGTACTCCCTCACCCCGCAGGGCGAGGCCACGACGATGCGCATCGACGGGGAGTTCACCGGCGCGGCGGTCTCGCTGATGGGCGGCAAGCTCAAGGACTCCGCGACGGCGGCGCTCCAGGAGTCGCTGCGCAAGCTCGGCGGGCTCGTCACCTCCTGA